The proteins below are encoded in one region of Bacillus vallismortis:
- a CDS encoding adenylate kinase, producing MLYLIGGSSRSGKTTTAKRMLAQTKIPYFSLDYLMMGIAKGVPEMEVHPTDGDFENGERLWNIIHPLMTAMVENKIDYIIEGVQFIPSHVAKFEQCYSGSVKACFIGIAEIDIEHNIDKIKFYSSVTENDGLRNLDHAQIKSELERMKTDSIRIKEECQKYNLQYFESSFHFNETIETIIDYFVYK from the coding sequence ATGCTATATCTGATTGGCGGTTCTTCAAGGAGCGGGAAGACAACTACAGCGAAGAGAATGTTAGCACAAACAAAAATCCCTTATTTCTCGTTAGACTATTTAATGATGGGAATTGCGAAGGGAGTTCCAGAAATGGAGGTTCATCCAACTGATGGCGATTTTGAAAATGGAGAGCGACTCTGGAACATCATTCATCCTTTGATGACAGCCATGGTTGAAAACAAAATAGATTACATAATAGAAGGTGTGCAATTCATTCCTAGTCACGTAGCAAAGTTTGAGCAGTGTTATTCAGGAAGTGTTAAGGCCTGTTTTATAGGAATAGCAGAAATAGACATAGAACATAACATAGATAAAATCAAATTTTATTCCAGTGTGACAGAGAATGACGGATTGAGAAATCTAGATCATGCTCAGATCAAATCAGAATTAGAGCGGATGAAAACAGATAGTATCCGGATAAAAGAGGAATGCCAAAAGTACAATCTTCAATACTTTGAAAGCTCCTTCCATTTTAATGAAACGATAGAAACAATAATAGATTATTTTGTTTACAAATAA
- a CDS encoding MaoC family dehydratase codes for MKLDEFSIGQVFQTKSFQFTKENVMNFAEEYDPQYMHVNEEKAKMGRFNGIIASGIQTLAVTFKLWIEEGCHEDDIIAGTGMNHIKFLAPVYPDDTLNTIVKVIDKKPNKSQTGILTVLLSTYNQKEEKVFEGELSVLMKR; via the coding sequence ATGAAGTTAGATGAATTTTCTATTGGACAGGTTTTTCAAACGAAATCATTTCAATTCACAAAAGAGAATGTCATGAATTTTGCAGAAGAATATGACCCGCAATACATGCATGTAAATGAAGAGAAAGCGAAAATGGGGAGATTTAATGGAATCATTGCGTCTGGCATACAAACGTTAGCCGTGACGTTTAAGCTCTGGATTGAAGAAGGGTGTCATGAGGACGATATTATCGCTGGAACAGGAATGAATCATATAAAATTCCTAGCGCCCGTCTATCCCGATGATACGCTGAACACCATCGTTAAGGTTATTGATAAAAAACCAAATAAAAGTCAAACGGGAATACTTACTGTATTGTTATCTACCTATAATCAAAAAGAGGAAAAAGTGTTTGAAGGTGAGTTATCCGTATTAATGAAACGGTAA
- a CDS encoding MmcQ/YjbR family DNA-binding protein: MNHEEIINYCLSYPDTYKDYPFGEGWTVLRHKGNKKWLALIFHLDGHLCVNLKCEPERANFLRSIFKEVKPGYHMNKDHWNTVILDGNLSQEALEDMVQHSFDLTKPKKS; the protein is encoded by the coding sequence ATGAATCACGAGGAAATCATCAATTATTGCCTGTCATATCCAGATACCTATAAAGACTATCCTTTTGGTGAAGGGTGGACAGTATTGCGTCACAAAGGGAATAAAAAATGGCTTGCGCTTATCTTTCATCTTGATGGCCATCTATGCGTTAACCTTAAGTGCGAACCTGAGCGTGCCAATTTCCTGCGCAGTATTTTTAAAGAGGTAAAGCCCGGCTATCATATGAATAAAGACCATTGGAATACAGTGATTTTAGATGGCAACCTCTCACAAGAGGCTCTTGAGGATATGGTGCAACATAGTTTCGATTTGACAAAGCCAAAGAAGTCTTAA
- a CDS encoding EVE domain-containing protein — MQHKRYWVGVASRDHVMKAIQGGFAQLCHGKKAPLKRMNKGDWIIYYSPKVNLKENTPCQTFTALGKVVDHRIFQFDMENDFQPFRRHIHFIHSTEIPIRPLLPYLSFIKDEKRWGCSFRFGHFEISEKDFQLIAQKMVDGKGD; from the coding sequence GTGCAACATAAAAGATACTGGGTGGGAGTGGCTTCGCGAGATCACGTCATGAAAGCAATCCAAGGCGGGTTTGCACAACTTTGCCATGGCAAAAAAGCCCCCTTAAAAAGGATGAATAAAGGTGATTGGATCATTTATTATTCTCCAAAGGTCAATCTTAAGGAAAATACGCCATGTCAAACATTTACGGCTTTAGGCAAAGTAGTAGATCATCGTATTTTTCAATTTGATATGGAAAATGATTTTCAGCCTTTTCGAAGACATATACATTTCATTCATTCCACAGAAATACCCATTCGCCCATTACTCCCCTACCTATCTTTTATAAAGGACGAGAAGCGTTGGGGCTGCTCATTTCGATTTGGGCATTTTGAGATCAGTGAAAAGGATTTTCAGCTAATTGCACAAAAAATGGTTGATGGTAAAGGAGATTAG
- a CDS encoding rhodanese-like domain-containing protein encodes MQALDYFTARLETTISPMDYLKAKQMNPEKYFLLDVRNGPTHVRSVTIKDAHIIPEQELQSRLNEIPKEKEIIVYCWDVWCNTAAKVATILLEHGYKVKELTGGIAAWKEMNFPVTHTNQDNSTSDDCGC; translated from the coding sequence ATGCAAGCTCTCGATTATTTTACTGCACGCCTTGAAACCACGATAAGCCCTATGGATTATTTGAAAGCAAAGCAAATGAATCCAGAGAAATACTTCTTACTCGATGTTCGAAACGGTCCGACTCATGTAAGGAGTGTAACAATAAAAGATGCTCACATTATTCCCGAACAAGAACTGCAATCTCGATTAAATGAAATACCAAAAGAAAAGGAAATCATTGTTTATTGTTGGGATGTCTGGTGCAATACAGCTGCAAAAGTTGCAACAATTTTATTAGAACACGGATATAAAGTGAAAGAGTTGACCGGAGGGATTGCAGCATGGAAAGAAATGAACTTCCCTGTCACCCATACAAATCAAGACAATAGCACATCTGATGATTGTGGATGCTGA
- a CDS encoding MarR family winged helix-turn-helix transcriptional regulator — translation MKELEKWNQSYGFLLGKVLQRMESIFAEGLRPYEINARQYGVLLFIKENPYSSQKDISESLQIDRTTMVSHIDHLEALGFVERTKNPNDRRSYSLKITDKGSDVLDSRWEFLMNTELEVLAPLHQQERQLLKEFLFKIWKSF, via the coding sequence GTGAAAGAATTGGAAAAATGGAATCAATCCTATGGGTTTCTACTCGGAAAAGTTCTTCAGCGCATGGAAAGTATATTTGCTGAAGGGCTTAGACCATATGAAATCAACGCAAGACAATACGGGGTTCTTTTATTTATCAAAGAAAACCCTTACTCATCTCAAAAAGATATTTCTGAAAGCCTGCAAATCGACCGGACTACGATGGTGAGCCATATCGATCATTTGGAAGCTTTAGGATTTGTTGAGAGAACAAAGAATCCCAATGATAGAAGATCTTATAGCCTTAAAATTACGGACAAAGGTAGCGATGTATTGGATTCACGTTGGGAATTTTTAATGAATACGGAATTAGAGGTATTAGCTCCGTTACATCAACAAGAAAGACAATTACTTAAAGAGTTTCTGTTTAAAATTTGGAAATCTTTTTAA
- a CDS encoding DNA cytosine methyltransferase: MHPIAIDLFCGAGGMSEGILQAGFHIVFSSDISEDVEKTYTFRHEQLGLIQGDNTYFQRADIRNLTSEEILSSIRNLRMFKDKDNVPQIDAIFGGPPCQGFSRAGLRKKDDPRNMLFREYLRIVKDINPRYVIMENVEGFMDTKMDGYIGITGETYEDGSLMPEILINEFNKIGYLTLEPRLLDASNYGVPQRRKRAIFIAYLAGEEVPAYPEPITLNEDEKISVDAAISDLIIDSVKKEKYFNDYSEYQLSSINGRTKSVAGTPIHSNRNLYNHDLSNHNVLIKERFSLFREGESSSMLKKRIREEGINLTEYPSLLKDCVNKLQEEYGPEQVISLFNRPPVDEELINALLTKKNNRYRYKKDSVSPTVVTLPDDYLTPYENRIPTVREMARLQSFDDSFIFLGKRTTGGQRRKVEVPQYTQVGNAVPPLLAKAIGTKIIQAIKASKEKRLKVGTDPRFLDRDQNTI, from the coding sequence ATGCACCCTATTGCCATTGATCTTTTTTGTGGAGCAGGTGGTATGAGTGAGGGCATTCTTCAAGCTGGATTTCATATAGTATTCTCCTCTGATATAAGTGAAGATGTTGAAAAAACATACACTTTCAGACATGAGCAACTAGGATTGATTCAAGGTGATAACACTTATTTCCAGAGAGCTGATATAAGAAATTTAACATCAGAAGAGATATTATCTTCAATAAGAAATTTAAGAATGTTTAAGGATAAAGATAATGTACCACAGATAGATGCAATTTTCGGTGGTCCACCATGTCAAGGGTTTAGTAGAGCAGGACTTCGTAAAAAAGATGATCCTAGAAATATGTTATTTAGAGAGTATTTAAGAATTGTAAAAGACATAAACCCTAGATACGTTATTATGGAAAATGTTGAAGGATTTATGGATACTAAAATGGATGGCTATATAGGCATTACAGGTGAAACATATGAAGATGGAAGTTTAATGCCTGAAATTTTGATAAATGAATTTAATAAAATTGGTTATTTAACCTTAGAACCAAGGCTGTTAGATGCTTCAAATTACGGTGTGCCCCAAAGAAGAAAAAGGGCAATATTTATAGCATATTTGGCAGGAGAAGAAGTGCCAGCCTACCCAGAACCTATAACACTAAATGAAGATGAAAAAATATCAGTTGATGCGGCAATAAGTGATTTAATTATTGATAGTGTGAAGAAAGAAAAGTACTTTAATGATTACTCTGAGTACCAACTTTCTTCAATTAACGGAAGAACAAAATCAGTTGCAGGTACTCCTATTCATTCAAACAGGAATCTTTATAATCATGATTTATCAAACCACAATGTACTTATTAAGGAAAGATTTTCCCTGTTTCGAGAAGGTGAAAGCTCTTCAATGTTAAAAAAACGAATTAGAGAAGAAGGAATAAATTTAACTGAATATCCATCTCTATTAAAAGATTGTGTTAACAAACTTCAAGAAGAGTATGGACCTGAACAAGTTATTTCCCTTTTTAATAGGCCACCTGTTGATGAAGAATTGATTAACGCATTGCTGACTAAAAAGAATAATAGATATAGATATAAGAAAGATAGTGTTTCTCCTACAGTTGTTACACTGCCTGATGATTATTTAACACCTTATGAGAACAGAATTCCTACTGTGAGAGAAATGGCAAGATTACAATCATTTGATGATAGTTTTATCTTTTTAGGTAAGAGAACAACTGGAGGGCAACGTAGAAAAGTAGAAGTACCTCAGTACACACAAGTTGGAAATGCTGTCCCCCCGTTGTTAGCAAAAGCAATTGGTACTAAAATAATTCAAGCTATTAAAGCATCAAAAGAAAAACGGCTAAAAGTTGGGACTGACCCCCGCTTTTTAGACAGGGATCAAAACACCATTTAA
- a CDS encoding helix-turn-helix domain-containing protein: protein MKIFFGENVGKIMTKRGLTQRKLKELSRVSRQTINKTLQLTSQKDLDISLTTALSIAKALNVDFPSLFTRINTLEDMNKYRDDNYLIIFSENVKRLHRGSLQKYLSTQPGVSESTISEILNLQVNNPKLSSMIYISEALGCHLSELLRREG, encoded by the coding sequence TTGAAAATTTTTTTCGGTGAGAATGTTGGTAAAATAATGACAAAAAGGGGATTGACTCAAAGAAAATTAAAAGAATTATCAAGGGTTTCAAGACAAACGATAAATAAAACTTTACAACTAACATCACAGAAAGATCTTGATATTAGTTTAACAACTGCATTATCAATTGCTAAGGCACTCAATGTAGACTTCCCTAGCTTATTTACTAGAATAAATACTCTTGAGGATATGAATAAATATAGGGATGATAACTATTTAATCATATTCTCTGAAAATGTGAAAAGGTTACATAGAGGAAGTTTACAAAAATACTTATCTACTCAACCAGGGGTAAGTGAGTCAACTATCAGTGAGATACTAAATTTGCAAGTGAATAATCCAAAATTATCATCAATGATTTATATTTCAGAGGCTTTAGGATGCCATTTAAGTGAACTATTAAGAAGAGAGGGATAA
- a CDS encoding MvaI/BcnI family restriction endonuclease — MIFEPYKDEIDIINTIHKFNESEYVLIRLTSTMINKNNPDANALFRDLLKSKGIVDYEKLPNGGNKGHKVNAKLLLNSTVQDVKLNLYKVTGKRSDRRFSIYGIQKMWEAGKVNVCDLLYITVTDLAGAKQIVILNLTNNVPSEEVLTKVFGIDKVADSASRLLPQIKRIAQAGFHKNSKGSGKVSPKDVGDTLEFLLGIKTNNNQEADFEGKIEIKSKTGKTLDTLFTLRPQFGGTIVEQIEKNDRSRVSAFTRLYGYDSDKHLGYKSLYITVGTRIAPQNSLGFFLEVNEEGRRVELRKKNISNNVDELTAYWTFSSLESELSLKHPATLWVKAEQRMNGDTAEFRYLEAELSRSPQFTTFLSLIKSGGITYDWRGYTTPRGKYQGKNHGNAWRIRGKNRKFLFGRIETISLI, encoded by the coding sequence ATGATTTTTGAACCTTATAAAGATGAAATTGATATTATTAACACTATTCACAAGTTCAATGAATCGGAATATGTGTTAATAAGATTGACATCTACTATGATAAACAAGAATAATCCAGATGCTAATGCCTTATTTCGTGATTTATTAAAAAGTAAGGGGATTGTAGATTACGAGAAATTACCTAATGGTGGAAATAAAGGGCATAAAGTTAATGCCAAATTATTATTAAATAGTACTGTGCAAGATGTAAAATTGAATCTATATAAGGTTACAGGGAAAAGAAGCGATAGGCGGTTTTCAATTTATGGAATACAAAAAATGTGGGAAGCAGGAAAAGTAAATGTATGTGATCTACTCTATATTACGGTAACCGATTTAGCTGGGGCTAAGCAGATTGTAATTCTTAATTTGACTAATAATGTACCTTCAGAAGAAGTATTAACTAAAGTCTTTGGCATAGATAAAGTTGCTGACTCAGCCAGTCGGTTGTTGCCTCAAATTAAAAGAATAGCACAAGCTGGTTTCCATAAAAACTCAAAAGGGAGTGGCAAAGTATCACCTAAGGATGTTGGTGATACCTTGGAGTTTTTGTTAGGCATTAAAACCAATAATAATCAAGAAGCAGATTTTGAAGGGAAGATTGAAATAAAATCAAAAACAGGAAAGACTTTAGATACTCTTTTTACTTTGAGGCCTCAGTTTGGTGGAACAATAGTTGAACAAATTGAAAAAAATGATAGAAGTAGAGTATCTGCTTTTACTCGTTTATACGGGTATGATTCTGATAAACATCTGGGCTATAAGAGTTTATATATTACAGTCGGTACGCGAATAGCGCCTCAAAATAGTTTAGGTTTTTTTCTGGAAGTTAATGAAGAAGGAAGAAGAGTTGAACTGAGAAAAAAGAATATTTCTAATAATGTAGATGAATTAACAGCATACTGGACTTTTTCAAGTTTGGAAAGTGAACTTTCCTTGAAGCATCCTGCTACTCTCTGGGTAAAAGCTGAGCAAAGAATGAATGGGGATACTGCTGAATTTAGATACTTAGAGGCTGAACTTTCAAGATCTCCACAATTTACAACATTTCTTTCGTTAATCAAAAGCGGTGGAATTACTTATGATTGGCGAGGCTATACTACTCCAAGAGGGAAGTATCAAGGTAAAAATCATGGTAATGCTTGGCGAATAAGAGGTAAAAATAGGAAATTTTTATTTGGTAGAATTGAAACTATTAGTTTAATATAA
- a CDS encoding YczE/YyaS/YitT family protein translates to MKYMYYGLGILILSLGISLTIQSGLGTSPFDALLVGLSEEVGLTVGSWEVLISALLLICNSILTRKKPMLLGLLTAFITGIGIDLWLFIVKSTIVPSMWFSKLACFGIGLVLIGLGTAIYLQTTFASTPIDHLTLIIRDLSKRTILFSRTLVYALFLVLAIICKGPIGIGTLLTVCLGGMILHFFMPYVERRFLNM, encoded by the coding sequence ATCAAATATATGTATTACGGATTAGGTATCCTCATATTAAGTTTAGGCATTTCTTTAACGATACAGTCAGGCCTAGGCACATCGCCCTTCGATGCCCTTTTGGTTGGCCTGTCGGAAGAAGTCGGTCTTACCGTAGGAAGCTGGGAGGTTCTTATTTCTGCGCTCCTCTTAATCTGTAACTCTATATTAACGAGAAAAAAACCTATGTTGTTGGGGTTACTTACAGCATTTATTACTGGGATAGGCATTGACCTATGGTTGTTTATTGTAAAAAGCACGATTGTTCCGAGCATGTGGTTTAGCAAACTGGCTTGTTTCGGAATCGGTTTGGTGCTCATCGGTCTTGGAACAGCCATCTATCTTCAGACGACATTTGCATCAACACCCATCGACCATTTAACACTCATTATCCGCGACCTCTCCAAAAGAACAATCCTATTTTCAAGAACATTGGTCTATGCTCTTTTCTTAGTATTAGCCATTATATGTAAAGGGCCTATCGGCATCGGAACCCTTTTAACTGTTTGTTTAGGTGGAATGATCCTTCACTTTTTTATGCCTTATGTTGAACGGCGCTTTTTAAACATGTAA
- a CDS encoding GNAT family N-acetyltransferase, producing the protein MNIKRITSEMDLHVALAIRRTVFIEEQHVSEFDEFDECDTLQEQYQHILVFHENQPVGTGRVRIVDHTGKLERICVLKSYRKYGLGKAIISGLENILQEKGMTKCKLHGQTQAAGFYKKLGYQISSPEFMEDGIPHVLMTKE; encoded by the coding sequence ATGAATATAAAAAGAATCACATCTGAAATGGATTTACACGTTGCTCTAGCTATTAGAAGAACGGTATTCATTGAGGAGCAGCATGTATCTGAATTTGATGAGTTCGATGAGTGTGATACGCTCCAAGAACAATACCAGCATATCTTGGTATTTCATGAGAATCAACCCGTCGGTACAGGCCGTGTGCGCATCGTAGACCATACAGGAAAACTGGAAAGAATCTGTGTCCTAAAATCTTACCGTAAGTACGGATTGGGCAAGGCTATCATAAGCGGGTTAGAAAACATCTTGCAGGAAAAAGGAATGACAAAATGTAAACTGCATGGGCAAACACAAGCAGCAGGCTTTTATAAAAAGCTGGGCTATCAGATTTCCTCACCAGAATTTATGGAAGACGGCATCCCGCACGTCTTGATGACAAAAGAATGA
- a CDS encoding MarR family transcriptional regulator, which produces MNDILREIGMIARALDSISNIEFKDLDLTRGQYLYLVRIYENPGIIQEKLAEMIKVDRTTAARAIKKLEMQGFIQKMPDEQNKKIKKLFPTEKGNKVYPLLRREGEHSTEVALSGFTPEEKETISVLIHRVRNNIERDWEYVKKGNKRDY; this is translated from the coding sequence ATGAATGACATTTTGCGAGAGATCGGCATGATAGCAAGAGCGTTAGATTCCATAAGCAATATTGAATTTAAAGATTTGGACTTAACAAGAGGGCAGTATCTCTATCTCGTACGTATATACGAAAATCCGGGGATTATTCAAGAAAAATTGGCGGAAATGATCAAAGTCGACCGAACAACAGCTGCGCGGGCTATAAAGAAACTGGAAATGCAGGGGTTTATACAAAAAATGCCTGATGAGCAAAATAAAAAAATAAAAAAATTGTTCCCGACTGAGAAAGGGAACAAGGTGTATCCATTGTTAAGAAGAGAAGGAGAGCATTCCACGGAAGTGGCCTTGTCTGGTTTTACACCTGAGGAAAAGGAAACAATTTCTGTACTCATTCACAGAGTCAGGAACAATATAGAGCGGGATTGGGAATATGTGAAGAAGGGGAACAAAAGGGATTATTAA
- a CDS encoding winged helix-turn-helix transcriptional regulator, translated as MGNRLNGFGACSAEVKKACPVEMTLHIIGGKWKGIIIDILSQKPVRFNELKRFIPGITQRMLTLQLRELEADGVVKRNVENTVPKKVEYSLTELGEKLSPIIASMRIWGNEYMRKR; from the coding sequence ATGGGAAACCGGTTAAATGGATTTGGTGCTTGCAGTGCAGAAGTAAAAAAGGCTTGTCCCGTGGAAATGACGCTGCATATTATCGGAGGGAAATGGAAAGGAATCATCATCGACATCTTATCTCAGAAACCAGTCCGGTTTAATGAGCTGAAACGATTCATACCAGGCATAACACAAAGAATGCTGACGCTGCAGCTGAGAGAACTGGAAGCAGATGGTGTGGTGAAAAGAAATGTAGAGAACACTGTCCCCAAAAAAGTGGAGTATTCTTTGACAGAACTAGGTGAAAAGCTTTCTCCTATTATTGCATCCATGAGAATATGGGGAAATGAGTATATGCGTAAGAGATGA
- a CDS encoding MBL fold metallo-hydrolase: MNLRQLSEHVFQCEFELDVPIHIPVHTWFIKDGEDVYIIDTGIERFADAQMRAALAIGNPKAILLTHGHSDHIQGAPKWLERFDFPIYAHQKELVYINGEEPYPNKNEVENTGVAYIVQPLTEQTLAHLPLQYYLTPGHSPGHVVYHHEIDHTLLSGDLFITSKKNLHPPIRRFSVDMNENIDSGAIIDEIKPTLICSSHGEEIVYNEELYKSYVLRYRD, translated from the coding sequence ATGAACTTGAGACAGTTATCAGAACATGTCTTTCAATGTGAGTTTGAACTTGATGTGCCTATTCATATCCCAGTTCATACTTGGTTCATCAAAGATGGTGAGGATGTATATATCATTGATACGGGAATAGAACGTTTTGCTGATGCTCAAATGAGGGCAGCATTAGCGATCGGCAATCCAAAAGCCATTTTGCTTACCCATGGCCATAGCGATCATATTCAGGGGGCACCAAAGTGGTTGGAGAGATTTGATTTTCCGATTTATGCGCATCAAAAAGAACTCGTGTATATCAATGGAGAAGAGCCTTATCCGAATAAAAATGAAGTGGAGAACACAGGGGTAGCCTATATTGTCCAGCCGCTAACGGAGCAAACGCTGGCTCACTTGCCTTTGCAATATTACTTAACACCCGGACATTCCCCGGGGCATGTGGTGTATCATCATGAAATCGACCATACTCTATTATCTGGGGACCTTTTTATCACAAGTAAGAAAAATTTACACCCGCCTATCAGAAGATTCAGTGTTGATATGAATGAGAACATCGATAGCGGCGCAATCATAGATGAAATCAAACCAACGCTTATCTGCTCTTCACATGGAGAAGAAATTGTTTATAACGAAGAATTGTATAAAAGCTACGTGTTAAGGTATAGGGACTAA
- a CDS encoding DUF2798 domain-containing protein, giving the protein MPTNKKEGLIFGVMMCFGMVCVMSIYNAIINGAIHHFSLVTVFEMVIGFIVALLLDLLAVGPLAKKIAFRLPFNKSKKLYVILVMSTCMVIGMVLCMSVFGLVSAALSNGISGDSLFNAYLMIVLKNFILAYPLQLLIMGPFVRGIFMKVVKPKLTAAV; this is encoded by the coding sequence ATGCCAACAAACAAAAAAGAAGGTCTTATATTTGGCGTGATGATGTGCTTTGGAATGGTCTGCGTCATGTCGATTTACAATGCCATCATCAACGGAGCCATTCATCATTTTTCACTGGTGACCGTTTTTGAAATGGTCATCGGTTTTATTGTCGCGCTGCTGTTAGATTTACTGGCAGTGGGACCCCTTGCCAAAAAGATTGCGTTCCGCTTGCCGTTCAACAAGTCTAAGAAATTGTATGTCATCCTTGTCATGTCAACGTGTATGGTGATCGGCATGGTGCTTTGTATGTCTGTGTTCGGTTTAGTGTCAGCAGCTTTATCGAATGGAATTAGCGGTGACAGCCTCTTCAACGCTTATCTTATGATAGTATTGAAGAATTTTATCCTTGCTTATCCCCTGCAATTACTGATTATGGGTCCATTCGTCAGAGGGATTTTTATGAAAGTTGTAAAACCAAAGCTCACAGCTGCTGTTTAA
- a CDS encoding GNAT family N-acetyltransferase, with the protein MNVKRIMAKHDLHTAFEIRKAVFVEEQGCPISDEFDEFDTVGGDCRHILVYHQNEPVGTARVRIVDHVGKLERICILKPYRKCGLGKVIVEALERIVKEQGISSFKLYGQTQAAGFYKKLGYQTASEEFMLDGIPHVLMTKQDGSGR; encoded by the coding sequence ATGAATGTGAAGAGAATAATGGCAAAACATGATTTACATACAGCGTTTGAAATCAGAAAGGCAGTCTTTGTAGAAGAACAAGGTTGCCCCATTTCCGATGAATTCGATGAGTTCGATACAGTCGGCGGAGATTGCCGGCACATCCTCGTTTATCATCAGAATGAACCTGTTGGCACTGCACGTGTCCGAATCGTTGACCACGTAGGCAAGCTGGAAAGAATCTGCATTCTGAAGCCTTATCGCAAATGCGGGCTGGGCAAAGTGATCGTTGAAGCGTTAGAACGTATTGTGAAAGAACAAGGCATTTCCTCATTCAAATTGTACGGCCAGACACAAGCGGCAGGTTTTTATAAAAAACTCGGCTATCAGACAGCATCAGAAGAATTCATGCTGGATGGCATTCCTCATGTGCTGATGACAAAACAAGACGGATCCGGCCGATAA
- a CDS encoding DUF4176 domain-containing protein, which produces MSENKLLPSGSIVLLEGGSKKLMIYGRKQIVVSNNPKMFDYIGVFYPEGYIDQEYTFAFNHSDIETVIFEGYQDEEEIEFQKVLKEAIID; this is translated from the coding sequence ATGTCTGAAAATAAACTATTACCATCTGGCTCCATCGTCTTATTAGAAGGCGGTTCAAAAAAACTGATGATTTACGGCAGAAAACAAATCGTCGTAAGCAACAACCCGAAAATGTTTGATTATATCGGTGTATTTTATCCCGAAGGTTATATTGATCAAGAGTATACATTTGCTTTTAATCATTCAGATATTGAAACAGTCATTTTTGAAGGTTATCAGGACGAAGAGGAAATTGAATTTCAAAAAGTTCTGAAGGAAGCGATCATAGATTAA